The genomic region GTGTAATAGCTATCTTTGCGCAGCAAACTTTCACGCGTCCGTTTTCATCTCCACTTTTTTCATGAAAAGAATTCTAGTAGCTCTGGCTCTTACCTTCGGTGCAGTAGCCGCCCAGGCGCAGGACAGCCGTATTGGTGTCAAGATTTCCGGTGGTATTGCCAAATTCCGGGGGGATGACGTGACCAACCAGTCGAATACGCTTAGTGCCGGAGGTGGCTTGGTGTACAACATCAAGCTGACTGAGATGCTTTCGGTGCAGCCCGAGCTTCTGTACACAGTGAAAGGCAGCCGATTCAATTCAGATGCGTTTGACAGCAAGACGACGCTGCACTACGTAGAACTGCCCGTTATGCTGCGCGCCACCTTCTCCAACGTATTTGTGGAAGCCGGCCCCCAGGTAGGCTATCTGGTCGCAGCCAAGCTGGAAGTGACTCCCAACAACGGCGGCGAGGCATCCGAAGACAAATCGCGCAATAACTTCACGAATGCTGATTGGGGCTTCGCGGCTGGCATCGGCTATCAGCTGGAAAACGGGCTGAGCCTGACGGGCCGCTACAGCGGTAGCCTGAACCCTGTGCTGCCAAACGTGGCCAGCACCAAAATCAAAGCCTACAACTCCGCGTTCCTTGTTCAGTTGGGCTTCCTGCTGCCACAAGGTAACTAGTTAAAAGAGCCCTGTGCCACGCCGGCCATCGGTCCGCACAGTCGATTCAACAAAAAAGCCGCTCCTTGGAGCGGCTTTTTTGTTGAACCGACTGTGCGGGCCTGACTACACGAACAAACCTTCCACCGACAGATACCGCTCGCCGGTATCGTAGCAGAAGGTGAGGACGCGGCCACCCTGCGGTATCTCGTCGAGCTTTTTGGCCACGGCGGCCAGCGAAGCGCCCGACGATACGCCGACCAGGATACCTTCCTCGCGGGCGGCGCGGCGGGCCATGTCGAAGGCTTCCTGCTGCGAAATCTGGATAGTGCCGTCCAGAATGTCGGTGTGCAGGTTTTCGGGGATGAAGCCCGCGCCGATGCCTTGGATAGGGTGGGGGCCCGGCGCGCCGCCGCTGATAACGGGCGAGGCTTCGGGCTCCACGGCAAAGGTCTTCATGTTCGGAAACTTGGGCTTGAGTACCTCAGCCACGCCGGTGAGGTGGCCGCCGGTGCCCACGCCGGTGATGTAGTAGTCGAATCCTTCGGGGGCATCTTCCAGAATTTCCTGGGCCGTGGTTTCCACGTGCACGCGGATATTGGCCGGGTTATCGAACTGCATGGGCATCCAGGCGCCGGGCGTGTCGCGCACCAACTCGTGGGCCTTCTCGATGGCGCCTTTCATGCCTTTCTCGCGCGGCGTCAGTTCCAGGTTGGCGCCGTAGGCGGCCATCAGGCGCCGCCGCTCAATCGACATCGACTCGGGCATCACCAGCGTGATTTTGTAGCCTTTCACGGCGGCCACCATGGCCAGCCCCACGCCGGTGTTGCCGGACGTAGGCTCCACAATCAGCGAGTCGGAAGTGAGGATGCCGTCCTGCTCAGCCTGCTCAATCATGCTCAGGGCAATACGATCTTTGATGCTGCCGCCGGGGTTGGCGCGTTCCAGCTTCACCCACACTTCCACGTCGGGGCGTTGAGCGAACAGCTTGTTGAGGCGCAGCAGCGGCGTGCGCCCGATGGTATCGAGGATGGTGTTGGCTTTCATTTTCGGAGAGGTAAGAAGTTAGAAAGATAGAAGTGAGAGAATGAGAAGCGAGATATGAGACTTTCGTGCTGGCAACTCGTCACTTAAACAGAAGTCTCATGTCGTACTTCTCATTCTCTCAGGTCTAGATAGAAAACATGAGGTCGGCGGTGGGGTCTTCGGTGCGCGTGACGTGCAACTGGGCCCGGTGATATACGCGCGAATGCGACGGAACGCTCTCCGTGAGCCACACATTGCCGCCGATGATGCTGTGGCTGCCAACGACGGTGCTGCCGCCCAAAATAGTGGCGCCGGCATAAATAACCGAGTGGTCTTCGATGGTGGGGTGGCGCTTGATGCCCTGCAGTGCCTTCGTGACGCTTAGCGCCCCCAGCGTCACGCCCTGAAATATCTTGACGTGCGCCCCGATAACGGCCGTTTCGCCGATAACGATGCCCGTGCCGTGGTCGATGCAGAACGAGGAGCCGATGCGGGCCCCTGGGTGAATGTCGATGCCGGTGCGCTGGTGGGCGTACTCGCTGATCAGGCGCGGCACGCGGGGCACCTGCAGTTGGTACAGCGCGTGGGCCATGCGGTGCAGGGCAATGGCATAGAACCCGGGGTAGGTGCTGATAACCTCGTCGAGGCCTTGGGCGGCAGGGTCGGCGGCTAGAATGGCAGCGGCATCGCGCAGCAGCAGGTCGCGCAGGGCGGGCAGGCGGGCCATGCAGGCGGCCGCTACGGCAGCCGGCGCATCGGGCAGGGTTACGTGGGACAGCAGGGCCGCCAGATCGTGCTGCAGCTGCGTGAGCGTGGCAGCTACGGCATCGGGGTGGCGCAGGGGCTGCGGGGTACGTTCCGGGAACAGCACCTGCAGCAGCTGCTCGGTGAGCTGGCAGAAAGCCGCGCCCGGCAGTGCCGCCGCTACCTGCTGGTGCGCCCGGGCCAGCGTCCGCACAAAAGGAGAGTCAGAAGAAAACGACATAGGAGAGCAAGTAAGCAGGCACGCCGGGGCGCCGAAGGCGCAGCTGCCGCAAGGTAGGGTAACCGGGCGTTGCCCGGAAGGTTTCCGCTATAGTTGGCCACTGGCGACAACCAGCGAGCCAGGGCCTGCGTTTGCAAAAGCAGCTGGCCGGTTGGTTAGCCCTGTGTAGTTATTCCTCTTTTTTGCTTCTGTATTATGGCTGATACATCCATCACCAAAGTAGACTCCGCGCATTCGCCTAAAGGCCCTGAGGGCGAAAAGTACCTGGCTTCCGGCGCGCAGGTTTCCATGCGCCTCTGGGAAAACGAAGAGCCCGGCGACGCCAAGGAACCCACTACCCGTCCTTACGAAACGGTCGGCTACGTGCTGAAAGGCCGCGCCGAGCTGCACCTGGAAGGTCAGGTAGTAATCCTGGAGCCGGGTAACTCCTGGGTGGTAGGCAACGGTGCTTCGCACACCTACAAGATTCTGGAAACCTTCTCGGCCGTGGAAGCCACCGCACCACCCGCTCAGGTGCACGGCCGCGACAAGTAAGCGCTTCTCACCCACCAGAAAGCCCCCGAAATGCCCGCAGGATACTGCAGGCGTTTCGGGGGCTTTCTGGTGGGTAGCGGCACCGGATCAGCGCACCAGCTCTACTTTCAGGATTTTGTCGCCGATGGCTAGTTTAGGCACCACATCCAGGCCTTGCATTACCTGCGCGAAAATGGTGTAGCGGCCATCGAGGTGGGGCGTGGGGCCGTGGGTGATAAACCACTGGCAGCTTTCGGTGTCTTTGCCGGCCGAGGCCAGCCCCACGGCGCCTTCGCCGTAGCGTAGGTCGCCGAACTCGGAGCGCAGGTTGTAGTCGGTGCTGCCCGAGCCGTCGCCGCGGGGGCAGCCGCCCTGTGCCACAAAGTTGGGCACCACCCGGTGGAAGGTCTTACCATCATAAAATCCCTGTTCCACCAGCTGCACGAAGCTGGCCACCGAGCCCGGCGCGTCTTCTATGTGTAATTGCAGCGTGATGTCGCCCTGGCTGGTGCGCACCAGCACCCGCTGCCGCGCCGGAATCCGCTGTACCAAGGCCCAGTCGATGGGATGCGCAGCAGCCTTGGCTACTGGCACGGGCGTAGCCGGCCGGTTCTGCAGATAGTCGATGGTTTGCTGCAACGACTGCCAGGCTTCCAGGTCGCGGGGCAATAGCAGTTTGTCGCGGGCTTCCACCACAAAACCGGCGTCGGGCAGCAGGCGGCGCAGGTTAAGCTGCGGGTCGCGCAGGGCCTCGGCGGCCGTGCCCATAATCGTGACGTCGCCGCCGCGCAGCGCCCGGCGCAGTGTGAGGGCAAACGCGCCGTGCTGCGCCTCGGGGAAAGCCGGCAGGCGACGCATGGCTACCAAGGCCTCCATGCCGTAGGAGCCCACCACCAGCGGCTGGCCCGTCGCAAATGTCGCCTGCTCCACAAAAGCGTAGGCGGCCGGATCTTCGGCCAGCGCTTTCAGCAGATAGCCTTTCTCATACGGGTCGGTAGCGGCCGCAAACCGCTGTTCAATGGCCGTGCGGATAGCACCCTGCTCGGTCCCGCCCAGCTTCAGGGCTACTGCCAGCAGAGTAGCCCGCACCCGCCAGTCGGTGATGCGGGCGGCTTTTTCCAGGAATTGCCCGCCCGGCTCGCCGCTGGCGTGGGCCAGGAAAAACTCGGCAGCCGTCACGGCTACTTGGCTGTTGGGCTGCGTAAGGGCATCCCAGGCGGTTTCCTTCACCGGCGCGTACATCGTGGCATTCATGGCCCGCAGCGCACTCACCCGCACCCGGTAGTCGGTATCCTGCCGCACCAGCCCGATAAGCGTGGGCGCAATAGTGGGGCTTTTTACTTTGCCCAGAGCGCTGGCGGTGGCCGCCCGCACCACCGGATCCGGGTCAGCCACGGCGGCTGTGAGGGCCGTCTGGTAGGGTGTGAGGTCGAGGCGGGGCGTGCGGGCCAGTGCAAAGGCCGCGCCCTGCCGCGCCGCCAGCGGCTGCCGCGGCTGCAGCAGCGCCACCACCCGCGCTACCGCCGCTTCCGACGTCAGCCCGCGCAGCCCTGCCCGCATTAGCCCCCAGGCCAGGCCGGTGGAAAAGCTGGTATCAGCCGGGGCCGCATTGCGCCATAGCAGCCGCAAAGAGCTGCGCGTGACGCAGCGGCCCAGCGCTTCATACAGGTATCGCCGCTGTGCTGCGCTGCCGGCTGCCGGAATTTGCAGCGCCAAGGGCTCGGCGGCTGTGCTGTCACCGGTCTGGCCCAGGGCGTAGGCGGCCGCCCGCCGGGTGGCCGCGTCCGGGTCCTGGAGCAGGGGAAGCAGCGGAGCCGTGGCCTGCTTGTCCTGCACCGAAGCCAGCGCCAGAGCGGCTGCCGCCCGGTAGCGGGCGGCGGGATTGGTGAGGTAGGGCAGGAGGGTAGGGGTATTGCGCTCGTCCTGGGCAGTGCCGATCAGGCGAAGTGTGGCGTCGGCAAACTGGTTGGGTGGTGCGGTGGCAGTTGTGATCTGGCGGGGTACGGCCGGCGCACAGGCGCTGAACAGGCAAGCAGCACCAAGCAGGCGCAGGCCGGCGTACGGAGGGAGAAGTTGGGTCATGGCTGGCCGAAAATAGCCAAAATCCCGGCTCACAGCCTACCGTCCAGCCTCCAAAAAAGTAGCGCCCGCTCCGCAAGCTGCAGAACGGGCGCTAGTAGCGTAATTGCGGTAGACTACTGCTGGTCTTTCAGCTGGTCTTCGCCGCCGTAGGGCGCACCGCCCGACAGGTCGCCGCGCAGGCCGCCCTGCGATACGCCGGCCTGCTGCTGCGCTTCGGCGGCGGGGCTGCTGCTGTTCATCTGTGAACCGGTAGCAGGCTGGCCGCTGCCGGTGATGATGGTGGCTTTTTCGCCTACCGGGCCGGCTATTTCTTCTACTTTCTGAACGTACTGGCGGCGGGCATCCTCTTCACTTACGCCTTTGAACTTGCTCCACGAATCCCATTGGGCCTGCGACATACCTTCCGGGCCGCTGGGGTTGGAGGGGGTATCATCGCCTACCACGTCTTTCTCAGTGTCATGGTCGCCTTCAGTAGCTTGCTTATACAAGCCGTAAAGGTCCGTCATGTGGGCGGCCGCTTTGTCAGCCGGCAGGGTGTCTACGCGCGCTACGGCGGCTTCAAACTGCTTCAGGAGGGTCATATTTTCTTGCAGATTCATAACAGTCAGAAAGCTGAGGGTGAAAACTAAGGGGTGTACTAAGCTGGCGTGGGTTTGGTTGCGCGACGAGCTTGTTCGTCTTTTCCGTCAACAAGTCTGCCGATCCTTCGTACTTTTGTCCGCTCTATGTGTGGAATTACCGGACTATTTGCCTTCACCGACACGGGCCGCAGCGCGCTGGCCGCCCTGCCGGCCTCTACCGACGCCATTGTCAGCCGCGGCCCCGACTCGCAGGGACACTTTGTGTACGACCGTTGCGGCCTGGGTTTCCGGCGCCTGGCCATCCTCGACCTCTCGGCCGACGGCAACCAGCCCATGACCGATGAGTCGGGGCGCTACACCATCGTCTTCAACGGGGAAATATTCAACTTCCGCGAGTTGCGCCAGCGCCTGATCAAGAAGGGCTACCACTTCCATTCCCAGACCGATACGGAAGTCATTCTCCGGCTCTACATCACCGAAGGCCGTGGCTTTCTGAAGAAGCTGAACGGCTTTTTCGGCTTGGCCATCTACGATAAGGAAGAGGACTCGCTCTTCATTGCCCGCGACCGGATGGGGGAGAAGCCCGTGCTGATCTACCGCGACGAGGACAAGTTGTTCTTTGCTTCGGAAATGAAGTCGCTGCTGGCGCTGGGCATCCCGCGCAAGATGGACTACGTGGCGCTGAGCCAGTACCTGCAGCTGAACTACATCCCCGGGCCCGCCACCATTTTCAAGGGCGTCAAGAAGCTGCTGCCCGGCCACTACCTGTTCATCAAGGGCAAGAAAGTGGTGCGCAAGCGCTGGTACAAGATTCCGTACGACGCCAAGCGCGTTGAGAAGAACAAGACCACCTACGAGCAGCAGAAAACCAAGCTGGTGGAGCTGATGGACGACGCCACCGCGCGCCGCCTCGTAGCCGACGTGCCGATTGGCGCCTTCCTGAGCGGCGGTATTGATTCGAGCGTAGTCGTGGCCCTGGCCACGCGCCATACCGACCACCTGAATACGTTCAGCATTGGCTTTGCCGATGAGCCGTTCTTCGACGAAACCAAGTACGCCAAGCTGGTAGCCGAGAAGTACAAGACCAACCACACGGTCTTCTCGCTCACCAACCAGGACCTCTACGACCATATTTTCGATGTGCTGGACTACATCGACGAGCCCTTTGCCGACTCCTCGGCGCTGGCCGTGTACATCCTCAGCAAGCGCACCCGCGAAAAGGCTACCGTAGCTTTGAGCGGCGACGGTGCCGACGAGCTGTTTGCCGGCTACAACAAGCACATGGGCGAGTTCCAGGTGCGGCAGGGCGGCTTCAAGGCCGAAGCCGTAACGGGCCTCAACCTGCTCTGGGACATTCTGCCCAAGTCGCGCAATACGTTTTTCGGCAACCGGGTGCGGCAGTTTCAGCGCTTCTCGCGCGGCATGCTCAGCGGCCCCAAAGACCGGTATTACGATTGGGCCTCATTCACGTCGGAAAAGGACTCCCGCAACCTGCTCAGTGCCGCCTCGCGCCGCAAGGTGGGCAAGAAACTGGCTGAGAAGCGCCGTAAGGATATCCTCGAGGGCATCCACGCCGACGGCGACCTGAACGAGGTGCTGCTCACCGACACCACGCTGGTACTGCCCTACGACATGCTGGCCAAGGTGGACATGATGAGCATGGCCAACTCCCTGGAGGTGCGCCCGCCCTTCCTCGACCCCAACGTGGTTCGCTTTGCCTTCTCGCTGCCCGTCGAAAGCAAAATCGACGCGAAGATGAAGAAGCGCATCGTGCAGGATGCCTTCCGCCCACTGTTGCCTGAAGAGCTGTACAAGCGCCCCAAGCACGGTTTCGAGGTGCCACTGCTCAAGTGGTTCCGCGGCGAGCTACGCCCACTCATCGAGGATGACCTACTCTCCGATGCCTTCATCGAAGCCCAAGGTGTGTTCGACGTAGATGCCATCCGCGCCCTCAAAATCCAGCTGTTCTCCCGCAGCCCCGGTGACGTACACGCCCGTATCTGGGCTCTCATCGTGTTTCAGCACTGGTACAAGCGCTACATGATGGCTCAGTAGCACAGGCTGCCAAAATTGTTATTCAACAAGAATTTTCTGCTCTTCCAGATTCCATGAAAATAGCTGTAGTAGGCACCGGATACGTCGGTCTGGTTACTGGCACTTGCTTCGCCGAAGTCGGCATTGAAGTAACCTGCATTGATATTGACCAGAAAAAGATTGATAACCTGAAGAAGGGTATTCTGCCCATCTATGAACCCGGCCTGGAAGAAATGGTGAGCCGCAATGTGGCCGCCGGCCGCCTTCAGTTCACCACTAGCCTAGCTGAAGGCATCAAGAATGCGGATGTAGCCTTTATTGCTGTAGGTACCCCTCCCGGCGAAGATGGCTCTGCCGATTTGAAATACGTGCTGGCCGTTGCGCGCGGCATTGGCGAGCACATGACCGACTACGGCGTTATCGTCACCAAGAGCACGGTGCCAGTTGGCACGGCTGCCAAAGTGCGTGCAGAGCTGGAGCAGGCACTGGCCAAGCGTGGCGCATCTATCGATTTTGACGTTGCGTCCAATCCGGAGTTCCTCAAGGAAGGCGCTGCCATCGACGACTTCCTCAAGCCTGACCGCATTGTGGTGGGCGTATCGTCGGAGCGGGCCCAGGAGGTGATGAGCAAGCTTTACAAGCCCTTCCTGCTCAACGGCCACCCCATCATCTTCATGGACATTCCGTCGGCGGAGATGACGAAATACGCTGCCAACTCCATGCTGGCGACCAAAATTTCGTTCATGAACGACATTGCCAACCTGTGCGAAATCATGGGCGCCGATGTGAACATGGTGCGCAAGGGTATCGGCTCTGATGCCCGGATCGGCACGAAGTTCATTTATCCCGGCATCGGCTACGGCGGCTCGTGCTTCCCCAAAGACGTGAAGGCGCTAATCAAGACGGCTCAGGAAAACGGCTACCAGATGCAGGTGCTGCAGGCTGTGGAAAGCGTGAACGAGGCCCAGAAGGAAGTGCTGTTCGACAAAGTGAAGAAGCACTTCGGCGGCGACCTGAAAGGCAAGAAGCTCGGTATCTGGGGCCTGTCGTTCAAGCCCAAGACCGATGACATGCGGGAAGCGCCGTCGCTGGTGATTATCGAGAAGCTGCTGGCTGAAGGCTGCACTGTGTCGGCCTACGACCCGGTGTCCATGCCCGAAGCCAAGCACACGCTCGGTGACACCATCACGTACGCCAAGGATCAGTTTGAAGCATTGGTAGACGCCGACGCGCTGCTGGTGGTGACCGAGTGGCCGGAGTTCCGCTCGCCCAGCTTCGAAGTAGTGGGTAAGCTGCTCAAGCAGAAGGTTATCTTCGACGGCCGTAATATTTACGACCCCAAGGAGATGCAGGAGGCGGGCTTTGCCTACCATTGCATCGGTATTCGTACGGCCCACCACGAGCCGACTGTTTAGTTGTCAGATAGGTTGTTGCTGCCGCATCTCAGCCAAGCTGACGGTCGACAGCAGTAGCCTATCATCTCTTGTGACAACTGACTACTACCATTAAACAACTGCATCATGTCTGATAAAAAGCGCGTACTTATTACCGGCGGGGCCGGCTTCTTAGGCTCTCACCTGTGTGAGCGGTTTCTGGCTGAAGGCTACCATGTTATTGCCATGGATAACCTCATCACCGGGGATTTAGGCAATATCGAGCATCTGTTCGGCCGCGAGGACTTCGAGTTCCATCACGCCGATGTGTCGAAGTTCGTATTCGTACCCGGCAAGCTCGATTACATCCTGCACTTCGCCTCACCCGCTTCGCCGATCGACTATCTAAAGATTCCGATCCAGACCCTGAAGGTAGGCTCCCTGGGTACGCACAACCTACTGGGCTTGGCCCGCGTGAAAGGTGCCCGGATGCTGATTGCCAGCACGTCGGAAGTGTACGGCGACCCGGAAGTTCACCCGCAGGTAGAGGAGTACTTCGGCAACGTAAACCCCGTTGGCCCCCGTGGCTGCTACGATGAGGCCAAGCGTTTCCAGGAGGCTATTACCATGGCCTACCACAATCACCACGGCCTGGAAACCCGTATCGTCCGCATCTTCAATACCTATGGCCCGCGGATGCGCCTCAACGACGGCCGCGTGTTGCCGGCATTCCTGAGCCAGGCCCTGCGCGGCGAGAATTTGACCGTATTCGGCGACGGTTCACAGACCCGCTCGTTCTGCTACGTGGATGACTTGGTGGACGGTATCTACCGCCTGCTGTTGAGCGACTACGCGCTGCCCGTGAACATCGGCAACCCCGACGAAATCACCATCAAGGAGTTCGGCGAAGAAATTGCCAAGCTCATGAACGTAGAGTTCAAGCCCACCTACCAGGAGCTACCCCAGAACGACCCGATGAAGCGTAAGCCGGACATCAGCAAGGCCCGCGAGATTCTGGGCTGGGAGCCCAAAATAGACCGTGCGGAAGGCCTGCGTCGCACGCTGGAATACTTCAAAGAGCACATCAGCGAGGTAACCGCTGGGTCGATTGATAACACGCCACGCACTTTCTAGCGTTTCAGTATTCCATGCTTTTTGAGCTCACTTCCTGACGCTATATCTTGTAGCCTGTTAAAAGGCTACAAGATATGGCAAGGGTGAAGGTGGAAGCAGGTTCGGGCATTTCCGGCATCAGCGGGCGTGTTGGCAATCTGGTATTTCGGATGAGTGCCGATGGCACCACTTACCTGCAGCAGGCTCCGGCCGGCAAGAAGCAGCCCGGCTCAGCGGCGCAGCAGGAATACCGACGGGTGTTCGGGGTGGCGGCCAGGTATGGCCGGGAGCAGCAGGCCAGCGCAGAAGGGCGGGCCTATTACCAGCCCTTTGTGCAACCGGGTAGGTTTGGCAGTGTGTACCGTACGGCTTTAGCCGACTTCACCAAGCCGCCGCAGCTGCTGGCTGCGGAGACGGGTAGTTATCAGGGCCAGATGGGCGAGCTTTTACGTGTGCAGGCTCACAAGCCCTGCGGAGTGACATCGGTGAGGGTGCAGGTGCTGGCGGCTACCGGACAAGTACTGGAAGAAGGGGAGGCCGGGCCGGTAGGAGACAATTGGTGGGCCTATAAAACGCAGCAGACTCATCAAGTTGCCGCCGCTCAGCAGCTGCGGATACTGGCCCAGGACCAGCCGGGCAATGAGGTTGAAATGGTGGTAGACCTGAAATAGTGCTATACTGGTTTGTCTTTCTCTAATCGGAGCTAATGAGCATTAGCCTGTAGCGAGCCTGTAGGCAGGCTGTAGCAGACAGGGGGTTGGGGCGGAGGAGGCAGCAGGGAAATGTACTAATGGGTGGGCATGCTGTTGGTATCAGGATAGCCTTCTTTCCTGGCGTCTGCTCATCATTATGAATGGTGAGTGGGGCGGTAAGTTGTTGGGGAATTTGTAGGAGTAAGCCAGTATCTCACTCCCTTGACTCTTTTACATAATTTATTGAGGTGATCTGGCTGGGATGGAAAGCGACAAGTCTTATTTGCCGCTGCTAATAACTGAAAATGCACGCTCCGATAGGTTATCGACCATCTCAGCCATCCCACGTAGCCATAGGCAGATGATTACCGTTGAGACTGCTGAAACTAAACGAATGTGGGAGTTGGCTGTGATCTGCTACCTTTGCCTGACCAGCCCCGTGACTGCACGAAGCGGTATAAATTCAACTTTTTATGCCTGAGTATCCTAGTCCACATTTGATTGAGTTTCCCAAGCTAGGGGCTCCCGAGATTGGCTACATTTCTGTTACCGAGCAGTTGAAGCAGCTGCCGTTCGAAGTGCAGCGTACGTTCTGGACGTACTACACGCCCGAAAGCATCGTGCGCGGCCGCCATGCACACCATGCCACTGAGCAGGTACTGGTTGCGGTAGCGGGCCGTATTACTGTGACAACGGAAATGCCAAATGGCACTGTCAGCGTGTACCGGCTGGAGGACCCCTATGTCGGGCTGTATGTGCCCCCGAATGCGTGGCACACTATGCAATATTCGCACTCTGCAGTGCAACTGGTTTTCGCCTCGCTGCCTTACGACGAGAAAGACTATATCCGTAATTACGAGAAGTTCAAGGAGATATGGAACACACTGCAGCGATAGATGCCGAACTGGTAGGCCAGCGAGCTGCCATACTGCTGCGGCATTCGCCCTATCACTTTCTGCGGGAGTTGTCTGCAGACGTGCAACAGG from Hymenobacter canadensis harbors:
- a CDS encoding peptidylprolyl isomerase, translated to MTQLLPPYAGLRLLGAACLFSACAPAVPRQITTATAPPNQFADATLRLIGTAQDERNTPTLLPYLTNPAARYRAAAALALASVQDKQATAPLLPLLQDPDAATRRAAAYALGQTGDSTAAEPLALQIPAAGSAAQRRYLYEALGRCVTRSSLRLLWRNAAPADTSFSTGLAWGLMRAGLRGLTSEAAVARVVALLQPRQPLAARQGAAFALARTPRLDLTPYQTALTAAVADPDPVVRAATASALGKVKSPTIAPTLIGLVRQDTDYRVRVSALRAMNATMYAPVKETAWDALTQPNSQVAVTAAEFFLAHASGEPGGQFLEKAARITDWRVRATLLAVALKLGGTEQGAIRTAIEQRFAAATDPYEKGYLLKALAEDPAAYAFVEQATFATGQPLVVGSYGMEALVAMRRLPAFPEAQHGAFALTLRRALRGGDVTIMGTAAEALRDPQLNLRRLLPDAGFVVEARDKLLLPRDLEAWQSLQQTIDYLQNRPATPVPVAKAAAHPIDWALVQRIPARQRVLVRTSQGDITLQLHIEDAPGSVASFVQLVEQGFYDGKTFHRVVPNFVAQGGCPRGDGSGSTDYNLRSEFGDLRYGEGAVGLASAGKDTESCQWFITHGPTPHLDGRYTIFAQVMQGLDVVPKLAIGDKILKVELVR
- a CDS encoding sugar 3,4-ketoisomerase, with the translated sequence MIEFPKLGAPEIGYISVTEQLKQLPFEVQRTFWTYYTPESIVRGRHAHHATEQVLVAVAGRITVTTEMPNGTVSVYRLEDPYVGLYVPPNAWHTMQYSHSAVQLVFASLPYDEKDYIRNYEKFKEIWNTLQR
- a CDS encoding cupin domain-containing protein — its product is MADTSITKVDSAHSPKGPEGEKYLASGAQVSMRLWENEEPGDAKEPTTRPYETVGYVLKGRAELHLEGQVVILEPGNSWVVGNGASHTYKILETFSAVEATAPPAQVHGRDK
- the cysK gene encoding cysteine synthase A is translated as MKANTILDTIGRTPLLRLNKLFAQRPDVEVWVKLERANPGGSIKDRIALSMIEQAEQDGILTSDSLIVEPTSGNTGVGLAMVAAVKGYKITLVMPESMSIERRRLMAAYGANLELTPREKGMKGAIEKAHELVRDTPGAWMPMQFDNPANIRVHVETTAQEILEDAPEGFDYYITGVGTGGHLTGVAEVLKPKFPNMKTFAVEPEASPVISGGAPGPHPIQGIGAGFIPENLHTDILDGTIQISQQEAFDMARRAAREEGILVGVSSGASLAAVAKKLDEIPQGGRVLTFCYDTGERYLSVEGLFV
- a CDS encoding serine O-acetyltransferase — translated: MSFSSDSPFVRTLARAHQQVAAALPGAAFCQLTEQLLQVLFPERTPQPLRHPDAVAATLTQLQHDLAALLSHVTLPDAPAAVAAACMARLPALRDLLLRDAAAILAADPAAQGLDEVISTYPGFYAIALHRMAHALYQLQVPRVPRLISEYAHQRTGIDIHPGARIGSSFCIDHGTGIVIGETAVIGAHVKIFQGVTLGALSVTKALQGIKRHPTIEDHSVIYAGATILGGSTVVGSHSIIGGNVWLTESVPSHSRVYHRAQLHVTRTEDPTADLMFSI
- a CDS encoding UDP-glucose dehydrogenase family protein; protein product: MKIAVVGTGYVGLVTGTCFAEVGIEVTCIDIDQKKIDNLKKGILPIYEPGLEEMVSRNVAAGRLQFTTSLAEGIKNADVAFIAVGTPPGEDGSADLKYVLAVARGIGEHMTDYGVIVTKSTVPVGTAAKVRAELEQALAKRGASIDFDVASNPEFLKEGAAIDDFLKPDRIVVGVSSERAQEVMSKLYKPFLLNGHPIIFMDIPSAEMTKYAANSMLATKISFMNDIANLCEIMGADVNMVRKGIGSDARIGTKFIYPGIGYGGSCFPKDVKALIKTAQENGYQMQVLQAVESVNEAQKEVLFDKVKKHFGGDLKGKKLGIWGLSFKPKTDDMREAPSLVIIEKLLAEGCTVSAYDPVSMPEAKHTLGDTITYAKDQFEALVDADALLVVTEWPEFRSPSFEVVGKLLKQKVIFDGRNIYDPKEMQEAGFAYHCIGIRTAHHEPTV
- the asnB gene encoding asparagine synthase (glutamine-hydrolyzing); amino-acid sequence: MCGITGLFAFTDTGRSALAALPASTDAIVSRGPDSQGHFVYDRCGLGFRRLAILDLSADGNQPMTDESGRYTIVFNGEIFNFRELRQRLIKKGYHFHSQTDTEVILRLYITEGRGFLKKLNGFFGLAIYDKEEDSLFIARDRMGEKPVLIYRDEDKLFFASEMKSLLALGIPRKMDYVALSQYLQLNYIPGPATIFKGVKKLLPGHYLFIKGKKVVRKRWYKIPYDAKRVEKNKTTYEQQKTKLVELMDDATARRLVADVPIGAFLSGGIDSSVVVALATRHTDHLNTFSIGFADEPFFDETKYAKLVAEKYKTNHTVFSLTNQDLYDHIFDVLDYIDEPFADSSALAVYILSKRTREKATVALSGDGADELFAGYNKHMGEFQVRQGGFKAEAVTGLNLLWDILPKSRNTFFGNRVRQFQRFSRGMLSGPKDRYYDWASFTSEKDSRNLLSAASRRKVGKKLAEKRRKDILEGIHADGDLNEVLLTDTTLVLPYDMLAKVDMMSMANSLEVRPPFLDPNVVRFAFSLPVESKIDAKMKKRIVQDAFRPLLPEELYKRPKHGFEVPLLKWFRGELRPLIEDDLLSDAFIEAQGVFDVDAIRALKIQLFSRSPGDVHARIWALIVFQHWYKRYMMAQ
- a CDS encoding UDP-glucuronic acid decarboxylase family protein; this translates as MSDKKRVLITGGAGFLGSHLCERFLAEGYHVIAMDNLITGDLGNIEHLFGREDFEFHHADVSKFVFVPGKLDYILHFASPASPIDYLKIPIQTLKVGSLGTHNLLGLARVKGARMLIASTSEVYGDPEVHPQVEEYFGNVNPVGPRGCYDEAKRFQEAITMAYHNHHGLETRIVRIFNTYGPRMRLNDGRVLPAFLSQALRGENLTVFGDGSQTRSFCYVDDLVDGIYRLLLSDYALPVNIGNPDEITIKEFGEEIAKLMNVEFKPTYQELPQNDPMKRKPDISKAREILGWEPKIDRAEGLRRTLEYFKEHISEVTAGSIDNTPRTF
- a CDS encoding acyl-CoA-binding protein translates to MNLQENMTLLKQFEAAVARVDTLPADKAAAHMTDLYGLYKQATEGDHDTEKDVVGDDTPSNPSGPEGMSQAQWDSWSKFKGVSEEDARRQYVQKVEEIAGPVGEKATIITGSGQPATGSQMNSSSPAAEAQQQAGVSQGGLRGDLSGGAPYGGEDQLKDQQ
- a CDS encoding porin family protein, whose protein sequence is MKRILVALALTFGAVAAQAQDSRIGVKISGGIAKFRGDDVTNQSNTLSAGGGLVYNIKLTEMLSVQPELLYTVKGSRFNSDAFDSKTTLHYVELPVMLRATFSNVFVEAGPQVGYLVAAKLEVTPNNGGEASEDKSRNNFTNADWGFAAGIGYQLENGLSLTGRYSGSLNPVLPNVASTKIKAYNSAFLVQLGFLLPQGN